In Intestinibacillus sp. Marseille-P6563, a single genomic region encodes these proteins:
- a CDS encoding L7Ae/L30e/S12e/Gadd45 family ribosomal protein, with protein METNPVLGLLGLSRRAGKLACGEEQVGEMVMAGKCRAIFLAEDAGDATRRKVMRHDARVPVFSMPCTRETLGNAIGVPGCVVCAISDMGMAAALAGKLADTSAQNKAAAARVSEKKARIDRRKGKKKK; from the coding sequence ATGGAAACTAATCCGGTGCTCGGGCTTTTGGGCCTGTCCCGCCGCGCCGGCAAGCTGGCCTGCGGCGAAGAACAGGTGGGCGAAATGGTGATGGCCGGAAAATGCCGGGCCATCTTTCTGGCCGAGGACGCGGGCGATGCCACGCGCCGCAAGGTCATGCGGCACGATGCGCGTGTTCCGGTGTTCTCCATGCCCTGCACGCGGGAAACGCTGGGCAATGCGATCGGCGTGCCCGGATGTGTGGTCTGCGCCATAAGCGATATGGGCATGGCCGCGGCTCTGGCAGGCAAATTGGCCGATACCAGCGCCCAAAACAAGGCGGCCGCCGCGCGTGTTTCGGAAAAAAAGGCGCGCATTGACCGCCGCAAGGGGAAAAAGAAGAAATAA